The following coding sequences lie in one Arabidopsis thaliana chromosome 3, partial sequence genomic window:
- the bHLH39 gene encoding basic helix-loop-helix (bHLH) DNA-binding superfamily protein (BHLH039; FUNCTIONS IN: DNA binding, sequence-specific DNA binding transcription factor activity; INVOLVED IN: regulation of transcription; LOCATED IN: nucleus; EXPRESSED IN: 7 plant structures; EXPRESSED DURING: LP.06 six leaves visible, LP.04 four leaves visible, LP.10 ten leaves visible, LP.08 eight leaves visible, LP.12 twelve leaves visible; CONTAINS InterPro DOMAIN/s: Achaete-scute transcription factor related (InterPro:IPR015660), Helix-loop-helix DNA-binding domain (InterPro:IPR001092), Helix-loop-helix DNA-binding (InterPro:IPR011598); BEST Arabidopsis thaliana protein match is: basic helix-loop-helix (bHLH) DNA-binding superfamily protein (TAIR:AT3G56970.1); Has 485 Blast hits to 485 proteins in 65 species: Archae - 0; Bacteria - 0; Metazoa - 76; Fungi - 7; Plants - 402; Viruses - 0; Other Eukaryotes - 0 (source: NCBI BLink).), producing MCALVPPLFPNFGWPSTGEYDSYYLAGDILNNGGFLDFPVPEETYGAVTAVTQHQNSFGVSVSSEGNEIDNNPVVVKKLNHNASERDRRRKINSLFSSLRSCLPASGQSKKLSIPATVSRSLKYIPELQEQVKKLIKKKEELLVQISGQRNTECYVKQPPKAVANYISTVSATRLGDNEVMVQISSSKIHNFSISNVLSGLEEDRFVLVDMSSSRSQGERLFYTLHLQVEKIENYKLNCEELSQRMLYLYEECGNSYI from the exons ATGTGTGCATTAGTACCTCCATTGTTTCCAAACTTTGGGTGGCCATCAACGGGAGAGTACGACAGCTACTACCTCGCCGGAGATATCCTCAACAACGGCgggtttcttgattttccgGTACCGGAGGAGACTTATGGAGCTGTTACAGCGGTGACTCAACATCAGAATAGCTTTGGTGTTTCTGTTTCGTCGGAGGGAAATGAAATAGACAACAATCCGGTGGTCGTCAAGAAGCTTAATCACAATGCTAGTGAGCGTGACCGTCGCAGGAAAATTAACTCTTTGTTCTCATCTCTCCGTTCATGTCTTCCTGCCTCTGGCCAATCG AAGAAGCTAAGCATTCCTGCGACGGTTTCTCGAAGCTTGAAGTACATACCAGAGCTGCAAGAGCAAGTGAAGAAGCtaataaaaaagaaggaagagctCTTGGTGCAAATTTCAGGTCAAAGAAACACTGAATGTTACGTTAAGCAGCCACCAAAGGCCGTCGCGAATTATATCTCGACCGTTTCTGCGACTAGGCTTGGTGACAACGAAGTGATGGTCCAAATCTCATCGTCCAAGATTCATAACTTTTCGATATCTAATGTTTTAAGTGGGTTAGAAGAAGATAGGTTTGTTCTTGTGGACATGTCATCTTCAAGGTCTCAAGGAGAAAGGCTTTTCTACACTTTGCATTTACAAGTGGAGAAGATTGAAAATTACAAGC